A section of the Jannaschia sp. S6380 genome encodes:
- a CDS encoding hydantoinase/oxoprolinase family protein produces the protein MTDGTARLGVDIGGTFTDVALERDGVIHSTKVLTTYAAPENAIVEGMRQVCDRAGIAPSGIAQIVHGTTLATNALIERRGAKTALITTQGFRDVIEMRTESRFEQYDLNLVLPEPLLERQMRHTVRERVDATGAVLIPLDRAEVETVADRLAEAGVESVAVGLLHSYLNDAHERMIRDVLAERLPEAMVSLSAEVSPQMREYERFNTVVANAYIKPLIRSYLGRLRGRLTAEGAECPVFLMHSGGGIISLDSAAEFPVRLVESGPAGGAVFAADIAARHGLDRVLSFDMGGTTAKICLIKNRTPRTSRVFEVARTYRFKKGSGMPISIPVIDMVEIGAGGGSLAHVDAMRQIRVGPESAGSEPGPACYGRGGDRPAVTDADLILGKLDPDGFAGGAITLDPRASTEALGQALGKPLGMDEETAAFGLAEVVDENMANAARVHAVENGEDLAGYTMIAFGGAAPLHAARLCQKLGIERLLVPPGAGVGSAIGFLRAPFSFEANRSVYMRLSEFEPARVTALLSELRAEAVDFVRSCETTEEILTEFKTYMRYVGQGWEIPVALTPEQAAEPDAAMFRQLFEDDYAHLFGRPVAGLDVEITVWAVNATTRPAPVDPVTPAPRGKPAPEQGRRRLFDPAAGAFAEARVVSRDALTPGATVAGPAVITEDETTIVVPPGRHALCQADGCIDITPEGTP, from the coding sequence ATGACGGACGGCACGGCGCGGCTGGGCGTGGATATCGGCGGGACGTTCACCGATGTCGCGCTGGAACGGGATGGCGTGATCCATTCCACCAAGGTCCTGACGACCTATGCCGCGCCCGAGAATGCGATCGTCGAGGGGATGCGCCAGGTCTGCGACCGGGCGGGCATCGCGCCCTCCGGCATCGCCCAGATCGTGCACGGAACGACGCTGGCCACGAATGCGCTGATCGAACGTCGCGGCGCGAAGACGGCGCTGATCACGACGCAGGGCTTTCGCGACGTGATCGAGATGCGCACCGAGTCGCGGTTCGAGCAATACGACCTGAACCTCGTCCTGCCCGAGCCGTTGCTGGAGCGGCAGATGCGCCATACCGTTCGCGAACGCGTCGACGCCACCGGTGCCGTCCTGATCCCGCTGGATCGGGCCGAGGTGGAAACGGTCGCGGATCGGCTTGCCGAGGCGGGCGTCGAGAGCGTGGCCGTGGGTCTGCTGCATTCCTACCTGAACGACGCTCATGAACGGATGATCCGCGACGTGCTGGCCGAGCGCCTGCCGGAGGCGATGGTCTCGCTCTCGGCCGAGGTCAGCCCGCAGATGCGCGAGTACGAACGGTTCAACACCGTCGTCGCGAACGCCTATATCAAACCGCTAATCCGGTCCTATCTGGGGCGCCTGCGCGGGCGCCTGACCGCCGAAGGGGCGGAATGCCCGGTCTTCCTGATGCATTCCGGGGGCGGGATCATCTCACTGGACAGCGCGGCCGAATTTCCGGTGCGCCTCGTCGAATCCGGTCCCGCCGGGGGTGCGGTCTTCGCGGCCGATATCGCGGCACGGCACGGGCTGGACCGGGTCCTGTCCTTCGACATGGGGGGCACGACCGCGAAGATCTGCCTCATCAAGAACCGCACCCCCCGCACCAGCCGCGTGTTCGAGGTCGCGCGCACCTACCGCTTCAAGAAGGGGTCCGGCATGCCGATCTCCATCCCGGTGATCGACATGGTCGAGATCGGGGCGGGCGGCGGCTCGCTGGCGCATGTCGATGCGATGCGCCAGATCCGCGTGGGCCCCGAAAGCGCAGGGTCCGAACCCGGACCCGCCTGCTATGGCCGGGGCGGCGACCGGCCGGCGGTCACCGATGCCGACCTGATCCTCGGCAAGCTGGACCCCGACGGGTTCGCGGGCGGGGCCATCACGCTCGACCCCCGGGCCTCGACGGAGGCGCTGGGGCAGGCGTTGGGCAAACCGCTGGGCATGGACGAAGAGACGGCCGCCTTCGGTCTGGCCGAGGTGGTGGACGAGAACATGGCCAACGCCGCCCGCGTTCATGCCGTCGAGAATGGCGAGGACCTGGCAGGCTATACCATGATCGCCTTCGGGGGCGCCGCGCCGCTGCATGCCGCGCGCCTGTGTCAGAAGCTGGGGATCGAACGCCTGCTGGTGCCGCCGGGGGCCGGCGTCGGCTCGGCCATCGGTTTCCTGCGCGCGCCGTTCAGCTTCGAGGCGAACCGCAGCGTCTACATGCGCCTGTCGGAATTCGAGCCCGCGCGCGTCACCGCGCTCCTGTCGGAGTTGCGGGCCGAGGCGGTGGATTTCGTGCGAAGCTGCGAGACGACCGAGGAGATCCTGACCGAGTTCAAGACATACATGCGCTATGTCGGTCAGGGGTGGGAGATTCCCGTCGCGCTGACGCCCGAACAGGCGGCGGAGCCTGATGCCGCGATGTTCCGGCAGCTGTTCGAGGATGACTACGCACATCTGTTCGGCCGGCCGGTCGCGGGGCTGGATGTCGAAATCACCGTCTGGGCCGTCAACGCCACCACGCGCCCCGCACCGGTCGACCCGGTCACGCCTGCACCACGGGGCAAGCCCGCGCCCGAGCAGGGACGCCGCCGGCTGTTCGACCCGGCGGCGGGCGCCTTCGCCGAGGCGCGGGTCGTGTCGCGCGACGCCCTGACGCCGGGGGCGACCGTCGCCGGTCCCGCCGTCATCACCGAGGACGAGACCACCATCGTCGTGCCGCCGGGCCGCCATGCGCTGTGCCAGGCCGATGGCTGCATCGACATCACGCCGGAGGGGACGCCATGA
- a CDS encoding Hint domain-containing protein, whose amino-acid sequence MPYTIYTLGESDVAVSGGAQLSGVTQGDGSHLVGETLTLANRDFGAVEVDDNDASFGDSDASQTLDGAQTIDGVTYPDGTRVEAEYALIVEDPDGNEYTLIGFNVNNSSPAYGTVEGLAVLGPAGGFPPAGVPLTVTQAIEGPNFAASSYATPICFAAGTLIATPSGAIPVEMLSPGDMVTTLGQGPQPLRWTARRTVPALGDHAPIVFAPGTFGNARPLLVSPQHRIWVSDWRAQVLQGAEAVLIPARDFARAGQARIRSGGTVTYHHLLFDRHNVILSEGVPTESFQPGATSLPTLTGSARQSLLDRCPRLRHDPMAYGPAAASDLRGRAARGFLAR is encoded by the coding sequence ATGCCCTATACGATCTACACCCTTGGCGAGAGTGACGTCGCCGTCAGCGGCGGCGCCCAGCTGTCGGGCGTCACGCAGGGCGACGGCAGCCATCTGGTCGGCGAGACGCTGACATTGGCGAACCGCGACTTTGGGGCGGTCGAGGTTGACGACAACGATGCCTCCTTCGGGGACAGCGACGCCAGCCAGACCCTGGACGGTGCGCAGACCATCGACGGGGTAACCTATCCCGACGGCACCCGGGTGGAGGCGGAATACGCCCTGATCGTCGAGGATCCGGACGGAAACGAATACACGTTGATCGGCTTCAACGTGAACAACTCCAGCCCCGCCTACGGGACGGTCGAGGGGTTGGCGGTGCTGGGCCCGGCGGGCGGGTTCCCACCGGCCGGCGTCCCGTTGACCGTGACGCAGGCGATCGAGGGCCCGAACTTCGCCGCCTCGTCCTATGCCACGCCGATCTGCTTCGCCGCGGGAACGCTGATCGCGACACCCTCCGGTGCGATCCCCGTCGAGATGCTCAGCCCCGGCGACATGGTCACTACGTTGGGGCAGGGGCCGCAGCCGCTGCGCTGGACGGCACGGCGCACCGTCCCCGCCCTGGGCGACCACGCGCCCATCGTCTTCGCGCCGGGCACCTTCGGAAATGCCCGTCCGCTGCTCGTCTCGCCACAGCATCGCATCTGGGTTTCGGACTGGCGCGCGCAGGTCCTGCAGGGCGCCGAGGCGGTCCTGATCCCGGCCCGGGATTTCGCGCGCGCCGGCCAGGCGCGGATCCGCTCGGGCGGCACCGTCACGTATCATCACCTTTTGTTCGACCGACACAATGTGATCCTGTCCGAAGGTGTCCCGACCGAGAGCTTTCAGCCCGGTGCGACGTCGCTTCCCACGCTGACGGGGTCCGCGCGGCAATCGCTTCTCGATCGCTGCCCGCGCCTGCGCCACGACCCGATGGCCTATGGTCCCGCGGCCGCGTCGGACCTGCGCGGACGTGCGGCGCGGGGCTTTCTGGCCCGCTGA
- a CDS encoding alanyl-tRNA editing protein codes for MTERLFRTDPYLTSAGGTVTALTPEGGIVLDRTIFYPKGGGQPGDSGRVTWDGGACDIAGATKADETSIVLVPAEEAPLPPIGTLVETRLDWERRHRFMRMHTALHLLSAVVPLPVTGGQIGAEKSRLDFDMPEPTFEREAIQARLTELIEQDHPVSDEWITEAELDASPNLVKTLSVQPPRGAGHIRLVRIGSGPVPVDLQPCGGTHVRSTAEIGAVSVGKIENKGRANRRISITLNGEATGDPMPTGHGH; via the coding sequence ATGACCGAGCGCCTGTTCCGCACCGACCCGTACCTCACCTCCGCCGGCGGGACGGTGACCGCGCTCACGCCCGAGGGCGGGATCGTCCTGGATCGGACCATCTTCTATCCGAAGGGCGGCGGACAGCCGGGCGACAGCGGGCGCGTGACCTGGGACGGCGGTGCCTGCGACATTGCCGGCGCGACCAAGGCGGACGAGACGTCGATTGTCCTCGTACCGGCCGAAGAGGCGCCGCTGCCCCCAATCGGAACGCTTGTGGAAACCCGCCTCGACTGGGAACGGCGGCACAGGTTCATGCGCATGCATACCGCGCTGCACCTGCTGTCGGCCGTGGTACCGTTGCCGGTCACCGGCGGCCAGATCGGGGCCGAGAAGTCGCGGCTCGATTTCGACATGCCCGAGCCGACATTCGAACGCGAGGCGATCCAGGCACGCTTGACGGAACTGATCGAACAGGACCACCCGGTGTCGGACGAATGGATCACCGAGGCGGAGCTGGACGCGTCCCCCAACCTCGTCAAGACGCTGTCGGTCCAGCCCCCGCGCGGTGCGGGGCATATCCGGCTGGTGCGCATCGGCTCCGGCCCCGTGCCCGTCGACCTGCAGCCCTGCGGCGGGACGCATGTGCGATCCACGGCCGAGATCGGCGCGGTCAGCGTGGGCAAGATCGAGAACAAGGGTCGCGCGAACCGGCGCATCTCGATCACGCTGAACGGCGAAGCGACGGGCGATCCGATGCCGACAGGTCACGGACATTAA
- a CDS encoding DUF3772 domain-containing protein, whose amino-acid sequence MIRLAVLLLTLWAAMPALAQVVDPEWPVVVTRTEEVLADGAASVDALEALREELVGWRARFEEGLSTNDTRIETLEAQLDALGPPPAEGETETPATAAQRAEIEARLDDLRQPSREAQTAFSTADGLIAETDRLIEAARADELLAKAPAPLNPLHWLPTLGAIGAWLAAFGRELWAPFASPTARAVWQARGVELGVLILVATLLLWRSGVWLSSLRDRIAGREGESAVIRLTLLAISLGRLGLPVLGLVAIVRILQLMGAEGLRVEAATVLLPIMGFVILAARWLALQALPQRDTAPAFLPVAAERRAAGRRHALTLGVLLACAFAVEVIAPSSDDPVVSRAVSHFVILIAAGFSMVRMGRIFLIEGQAARGEEDDGFWAQILRLLGRALFFVGLAAPLAAAFGYVTLGNAVLWSSVLTLALIMLIGVLQGVVFDIYAAVTRRADAGRDALTPTLVGFALAIAALPVVALIWGIRASRLGEWWATFLRGFTIGETRISPEVFLIFAVIFLLGWLAVRLIKGVLRTSVLPKTKLDSGGTNAILSGTSYVGITLAALIAITAAGIDLSGLAIIAGALSVGLGFGLQNIVQNFVSGIILLIERPIKIGDWVLVQASGTEGFVREISVRSTRIETFDRQDVIVPNADLISGVVTNYTLANSSGRVVLTVGVAYGTDTRRVEAILQEVAEAHPMVILNPPPLVTFDGFGADSLNFTVRVVLRDILFKVIVASELNHAIAERFAAEGLEIPFAQRDIWLRNPEALRPEKADDP is encoded by the coding sequence ATGATCCGCCTTGCCGTCCTTCTCCTGACGCTATGGGCGGCCATGCCGGCCCTGGCACAGGTCGTCGACCCCGAATGGCCGGTCGTCGTCACCCGGACGGAGGAGGTGCTGGCCGACGGTGCCGCCTCGGTCGACGCGCTCGAGGCGCTGCGCGAGGAACTGGTCGGCTGGCGCGCCCGGTTCGAGGAGGGGCTTAGCACCAACGACACGCGGATTGAAACGCTGGAGGCGCAGCTCGATGCCCTGGGCCCGCCGCCCGCCGAGGGGGAGACGGAGACGCCCGCGACGGCCGCCCAGCGTGCCGAGATCGAGGCCCGCCTGGACGATCTGCGCCAACCCTCGCGCGAGGCGCAGACCGCGTTCAGCACCGCCGACGGCCTGATCGCCGAAACGGACCGCTTGATCGAGGCGGCGCGCGCCGACGAGCTGTTGGCCAAGGCGCCCGCGCCGCTGAATCCGCTTCACTGGCTGCCGACACTGGGGGCCATAGGCGCGTGGCTGGCGGCCTTCGGGCGGGAACTCTGGGCGCCCTTTGCCTCGCCCACGGCACGGGCGGTCTGGCAGGCGCGCGGGGTCGAACTGGGCGTCCTGATCCTGGTGGCCACGCTTCTGCTCTGGCGCTCGGGCGTCTGGCTCAGCAGTCTGCGCGACCGCATTGCCGGACGCGAGGGGGAAAGCGCGGTGATCCGCCTGACCCTGCTGGCGATCTCGCTGGGTCGGCTGGGCCTTCCGGTCCTGGGTCTGGTCGCCATCGTCCGCATCCTGCAGCTGATGGGGGCCGAAGGTCTGCGCGTCGAGGCGGCGACGGTGCTGCTGCCGATCATGGGTTTCGTCATCCTGGCCGCCCGTTGGCTGGCGCTGCAGGCATTGCCGCAACGCGATACCGCGCCGGCCTTCCTGCCCGTCGCGGCCGAGCGGCGGGCCGCCGGGCGACGGCACGCGCTGACGCTGGGTGTGCTTCTGGCCTGCGCCTTCGCCGTCGAGGTGATCGCGCCCTCCTCCGACGACCCGGTCGTCAGCCGTGCGGTGTCGCATTTCGTGATCCTGATCGCCGCGGGCTTCAGCATGGTCCGGATGGGTCGGATCTTCCTGATCGAAGGACAGGCCGCGCGGGGCGAGGAGGACGACGGCTTCTGGGCCCAGATCCTGCGTCTGCTCGGGCGGGCGCTGTTCTTCGTCGGCCTGGCCGCGCCGCTCGCGGCCGCTTTCGGATATGTGACACTGGGCAACGCGGTCCTGTGGTCCTCCGTCCTGACGCTCGCGCTCATCATGCTGATCGGGGTGCTGCAGGGCGTGGTCTTCGACATCTACGCCGCCGTGACCCGGCGTGCGGATGCGGGGCGCGATGCGCTGACGCCCACGCTGGTCGGTTTTGCACTGGCAATCGCGGCGCTGCCCGTCGTGGCGTTGATCTGGGGTATCCGCGCGTCGCGACTGGGTGAATGGTGGGCCACTTTCCTGCGCGGCTTTACCATCGGCGAGACGCGCATCTCGCCCGAGGTCTTCCTGATCTTCGCGGTTATCTTCCTGCTGGGTTGGCTGGCGGTTCGGCTGATCAAAGGCGTGCTGCGGACGAGCGTCCTGCCAAAGACCAAGCTCGATTCCGGCGGCACCAACGCGATCCTCTCGGGCACCAGCTATGTCGGCATCACGCTGGCGGCGCTGATCGCGATCACGGCGGCCGGCATCGACCTGAGCGGGCTGGCCATCATCGCCGGCGCCCTGTCGGTGGGTCTGGGCTTCGGTCTGCAGAACATCGTGCAGAACTTCGTCTCGGGCATCATCCTGCTGATCGAGCGGCCCATCAAGATCGGGGACTGGGTCCTGGTCCAGGCCAGCGGGACCGAGGGCTTCGTGCGCGAGATTAGCGTCCGCTCCACCCGGATCGAGACGTTCGACCGCCAGGACGTGATCGTGCCGAACGCGGATCTGATCTCGGGCGTGGTCACGAACTACACGCTGGCCAATTCCTCGGGGCGGGTCGTCCTGACGGTGGGCGTCGCCTACGGCACCGACACCCGCAGGGTCGAGGCGATCCTGCAGGAGGTCGCGGAGGCGCATCCGATGGTCATCCTGAACCCGCCGCCGCTCGTGACCTTCGACGGGTTCGGGGCGGACAGCCTGAACTTCACGGTCCGCGTCGTCCTGCGCGACATCCTCTTCAAGGTCATCGTCGCCTCCGAACTCAACCACGCCATCGCCGAGCGTTTCGCGGCCGAGGGGCTGGAGATACCCTTCGCGCAGCGCGACATCTGGCTGCGAAATCCCGAAGCCCTGAGACCCGAAAAGGCCGATGATCCATGA